Proteins from a single region of Chloroherpeton thalassium ATCC 35110:
- a CDS encoding efflux RND transporter periplasmic adaptor subunit translates to MKYHQGLLGLVLLALTATGCGSDAPQAKNLEEIYAEKGIPVKVKPVSQTPFSVYEHYFATLSGIEESSEFAPISDKIEQVYAKVGDYVRKGQVIITFPSDNPSTQYYQLKESFENAEKTYNRLISVYEKGGVSRQDFDNAKTQFEVAKANWESIKQSIEVEAPISGIVTKINVQPSDNVEKEDELFTISKMNQLKATILVPEKHIVLYEVGQKAIARWNGKELQGKVTRVNRTITPQKQAFEVKLAFDNPGVIFQTGITADVDVEVYEKAAALAINRSNLIERQNQHWVFIAQGDSALLKPVALGKSNGVKVEITEGLTPGEKLITEGQLLLSQGKKINIQN, encoded by the coding sequence ATGAAATACCATCAGGGTTTACTTGGATTAGTGCTGCTGGCTCTCACAGCAACCGGATGTGGAAGTGATGCCCCTCAAGCGAAAAATTTGGAAGAAATTTATGCAGAAAAGGGCATTCCTGTAAAAGTGAAGCCGGTTTCACAAACGCCGTTCTCGGTTTATGAGCACTATTTTGCGACACTTTCGGGCATTGAAGAATCTTCGGAGTTCGCACCAATTTCGGACAAAATCGAGCAGGTGTATGCCAAAGTCGGCGATTATGTGCGCAAAGGCCAAGTGATTATCACATTTCCGAGCGACAATCCCAGCACGCAATATTATCAGTTGAAAGAATCGTTTGAAAATGCCGAGAAAACCTACAATCGGCTTATAAGCGTCTATGAAAAAGGCGGTGTCTCGCGCCAAGATTTTGATAACGCGAAAACACAGTTTGAAGTCGCAAAAGCCAATTGGGAATCCATCAAGCAATCGATTGAAGTGGAAGCGCCGATTTCCGGCATTGTGACGAAGATAAATGTCCAACCGTCGGACAATGTGGAAAAAGAAGACGAGCTTTTCACCATTTCAAAAATGAACCAGCTCAAAGCCACTATTTTAGTTCCCGAAAAGCACATTGTGCTTTATGAAGTTGGGCAAAAAGCCATTGCACGCTGGAACGGGAAAGAGTTGCAAGGCAAAGTGACACGCGTCAATCGCACCATCACCCCACAAAAGCAAGCCTTTGAAGTCAAGCTGGCGTTTGATAATCCCGGTGTGATTTTCCAAACGGGCATTACCGCAGATGTCGATGTGGAAGTTTACGAGAAAGCCGCCGCGCTGGCAATTAATCGCAGCAACCTGATCGAGCGGCAAAATCAGCATTGGGTTTTCATCGCGCAAGGCGATTCGGCCTTACTTAAACCGGTAGCGTTAGGAAAATCCAACGGCGTGAAAGTTGAAATCACTGAAGGCCTAACGCCAGGCGAGAAGCTCATCACCGAAGGACAGCTTTTGCTCTCGCAAGGCAAAAAGATCAACATTCAGAATTAA
- a CDS encoding TetR family transcriptional regulator, translating into MRVTKEQAEQTKKALIDAGLDVFSEKGFASTRLEDIVKHAGLTRGAFYWHFKNKLELYCEVYKEGMKYISIRLRDAIQPENSSLNNIKRALLFIASDINTEERIGKFAKLQYTIEWTPEIREAIEYIKHEMSLPFRTLMYGLIEKGKDEGLIKKGVDTEIIFKAVVSLLIGMSNLKHEKNYPLDTEDIDPMLSIFIDGIRN; encoded by the coding sequence ATGAGAGTAACCAAAGAACAAGCTGAACAAACAAAAAAAGCTTTGATTGATGCCGGGTTGGATGTGTTTAGCGAGAAAGGATTTGCGTCGACCCGCTTGGAGGATATTGTCAAACACGCCGGCCTAACACGAGGCGCCTTTTATTGGCACTTCAAAAACAAACTGGAGCTTTATTGCGAGGTTTATAAAGAAGGCATGAAATACATCAGCATAAGGCTTCGCGATGCCATTCAGCCAGAGAATTCGTCGCTGAACAACATCAAGCGCGCGCTGCTTTTCATTGCGTCTGATATCAACACAGAAGAGCGGATCGGAAAGTTTGCCAAGCTGCAATACACGATTGAATGGACGCCGGAAATTCGTGAGGCAATTGAATACATCAAACATGAAATGTCGCTCCCCTTCAGGACGCTGATGTATGGACTCATTGAAAAAGGAAAAGACGAAGGACTGATTAAAAAAGGCGTTGATACCGAAATCATTTTTAAAGCCGTTGTTTCTTTGCTAATCGGCATGTCCAATTTGAAGCATGAAAAAAATTATCCGTTAGACACAGAAGACATAGACCCGATGCTTTCAATTTTTATTGACGGCATTCGGAATTAA
- a CDS encoding efflux RND transporter permease subunit, translating into MTIADLSIKRPIMMSMFLIVFALFGSMAYFGMPLDLFPVVNIPYITVKTTYAGAGPKEIETQITKKIEDAVSSVSEIDQMISYSMEGVSLVMIKFELAKDPDIANQEVKDKVDAIVNNLPDDADIPIVQKYNVNEKPILEVVLSGPLTQTELYELADKRLKDRFAQIPGVAQVNLSGGQEREVQVILDDRTVFQNTIDLNTLSQILSAQNIDIPAGNFKRGNQEYTVRLSGEFEDPKEIADLEVPTSFGMKRIKDIAEVKDTGEEVRQRVSYFNNIEKAGSPDAVLLSLVKNSEGNSVEIAKDVKKVLPEMQASLPAGTQLEIVTDKSVFVESSVEDTLVNILLGIVLTSIVLLFFLHDLRSTTIVAISMPMSILSAFMIMQASGFSLNMMSLMGLSTAVGVLVTNSVVVLENIFRHKEMGNGRVEAASKGTNEVVVAVVASALTNIAVFLPIAQMTSIVGQFFREFALTVTYATIFSLIISFTLTPMLASLLLPEEDKKKHPIGEALEKMFHFWETLYKRSLEAILQSKWRAVGVIATAIILFILSLPLAGKIGFEFVPLTDEGDIDIELELPEGTNLEKTAELLSSVEARLREIPEVKHLLMNLGRINDYNVGTNLVLIKLKLVSVHERSESSEAFTSKIIQMLSDFPDIRLRVRAVSSIGGSEQAPILFYLMGQDNDLVNKYKDEILAKISDVPGLVNLNSSSRSGKPEINLTPDRKKLSDAGLTIYDLAMNVRGAVNGLVSTQYKEQGEEYDIRLMLDDAAVDSPEKIANITLSTSMGSLRLSQLCDIEFKEGYSKIMHKDKFKAVEFSASSAPGVPMGNVVSEINAKIAEIDLPSGYKITWGGDAEMMQDTAVDMLRTFIIAIILTYMLLAAILESFTQPLIILGTVPLAMIGVFGSMYITGKSMNIISMLSIVMLLGIVVNNAILMLSYTNELREKGMSIYDALIEACPTKLKPILMSTIAIILGMLPMAMGFGDAGREIRQPMGIVAIGGLVVSTFLTLFVIPAIYDLTSREKKAQS; encoded by the coding sequence ATGACAATTGCTGATTTATCCATCAAACGACCCATTATGATGAGTATGTTTCTCATCGTATTTGCGCTTTTCGGGTCGATGGCGTATTTCGGAATGCCGCTTGATTTGTTTCCGGTGGTCAATATCCCTTACATCACGGTGAAAACCACCTATGCAGGCGCTGGCCCAAAAGAAATAGAAACCCAGATCACCAAAAAAATTGAAGATGCGGTTTCCTCCGTTAGCGAAATTGATCAGATGATTTCCTACTCGATGGAAGGCGTGTCTTTGGTTATGATTAAGTTTGAGCTGGCCAAAGATCCCGACATCGCCAACCAAGAGGTCAAGGACAAAGTCGACGCGATTGTCAATAACCTGCCCGACGACGCTGACATCCCGATCGTCCAGAAATACAATGTGAATGAAAAACCGATTTTGGAAGTCGTACTTTCCGGCCCCTTAACTCAAACGGAGCTTTATGAATTGGCCGATAAGCGATTGAAAGATCGTTTTGCGCAAATTCCGGGCGTGGCGCAGGTAAATCTTTCTGGCGGCCAGGAACGCGAGGTTCAAGTTATTTTGGACGATCGAACGGTTTTTCAAAACACGATCGACCTAAATACGTTGAGCCAAATTTTGAGCGCCCAAAACATCGATATTCCGGCGGGAAATTTCAAGCGAGGCAATCAAGAATACACGGTTCGACTTAGCGGCGAATTCGAAGACCCGAAGGAAATCGCCGATCTCGAAGTGCCAACGAGCTTCGGCATGAAGCGAATTAAAGATATTGCCGAAGTGAAGGACACAGGCGAAGAGGTTCGCCAACGCGTGAGCTATTTCAACAACATTGAAAAAGCCGGCAGCCCCGATGCGGTTCTTTTAAGTTTGGTGAAGAACTCCGAAGGAAACTCGGTTGAAATTGCCAAAGATGTGAAAAAAGTCTTGCCGGAAATGCAGGCTTCGCTGCCGGCAGGCACGCAGCTGGAAATCGTTACAGACAAATCCGTTTTCGTGGAAAGCTCGGTTGAAGACACGCTCGTAAATATCCTTTTGGGTATCGTTCTAACCAGCATTGTGTTGCTTTTCTTCCTGCACGATTTGCGCTCGACAACCATCGTGGCCATTTCCATGCCGATGTCCATTTTATCGGCCTTCATGATCATGCAAGCCTCTGGCTTTTCACTGAACATGATGAGCTTAATGGGCCTTTCAACTGCGGTGGGCGTGCTGGTTACAAATTCCGTGGTGGTGCTGGAAAATATTTTCCGCCACAAGGAAATGGGCAACGGACGAGTTGAAGCCGCCTCAAAGGGAACAAACGAAGTGGTGGTGGCGGTGGTCGCTTCCGCGCTGACGAACATTGCGGTGTTTTTGCCGATTGCGCAAATGACGAGCATTGTTGGACAGTTTTTCCGCGAATTTGCTTTAACCGTTACCTACGCAACCATTTTTTCGCTCATCATTTCATTTACGCTCACGCCAATGCTCGCATCATTGCTCTTGCCGGAAGAAGACAAGAAAAAGCATCCGATAGGCGAAGCGCTGGAAAAAATGTTCCATTTTTGGGAAACCCTTTATAAGCGCTCGCTTGAAGCCATTTTGCAGTCCAAATGGCGCGCGGTGGGCGTGATTGCGACGGCCATTATTTTATTTATCCTAAGTTTGCCACTGGCTGGAAAAATTGGATTCGAGTTTGTGCCACTCACCGACGAAGGCGACATCGATATTGAACTGGAACTACCCGAAGGCACAAACCTTGAGAAAACCGCCGAACTGCTTTCTTCCGTTGAAGCTCGGCTAAGAGAAATTCCCGAAGTTAAACACCTTTTGATGAATTTAGGGCGCATTAACGATTATAATGTCGGCACCAACTTGGTGCTCATCAAACTCAAGTTGGTGAGCGTTCATGAAAGAAGCGAAAGCTCCGAAGCTTTTACCAGCAAGATCATCCAAATGCTCTCCGATTTTCCTGACATTCGCCTACGCGTTCGCGCCGTGTCTTCGATCGGCGGGTCGGAGCAAGCGCCGATTCTCTTTTATTTGATGGGACAAGACAACGATCTCGTCAATAAATACAAAGACGAGATTTTAGCAAAAATTTCGGATGTGCCCGGCCTTGTCAATCTCAACAGCAGTTCGCGCAGCGGAAAACCGGAAATCAATTTGACTCCTGATCGAAAAAAGCTCTCCGACGCCGGCCTGACGATCTACGATTTGGCCATGAATGTTCGCGGCGCGGTAAACGGCCTGGTTTCCACGCAGTATAAAGAGCAAGGCGAAGAATACGACATTCGCTTGATGCTGGACGATGCCGCCGTTGATAGCCCGGAAAAAATCGCCAATATCACGCTGAGCACCAGCATGGGCAGTTTGCGGCTTTCCCAGCTTTGCGATATTGAGTTCAAAGAAGGATATAGCAAAATCATGCACAAAGATAAGTTCAAGGCCGTAGAGTTTTCCGCGTCATCGGCGCCGGGCGTGCCAATGGGAAATGTTGTTTCTGAAATTAACGCGAAAATTGCAGAGATCGACCTTCCCTCGGGCTACAAAATAACTTGGGGCGGCGATGCGGAAATGATGCAAGATACCGCTGTGGATATGCTGCGCACTTTCATTATCGCGATTATTTTAACCTACATGCTTTTAGCGGCCATTTTGGAAAGCTTCACTCAGCCGCTGATTATTTTGGGAACCGTTCCGCTTGCCATGATCGGCGTGTTTGGTAGCATGTACATCACGGGAAAAAGCATGAATATTATTTCCATGCTCTCGATTGTGATGCTGCTCGGTATTGTGGTCAATAACGCAATTTTGATGCTGAGCTACACAAACGAACTGCGCGAAAAAGGCATGAGCATTTACGACGCGCTCATTGAAGCTTGTCCAACAAAGCTCAAGCCGATTTTGATGTCGACGATCGCGATTATTCTCGGCATGTTGCCGATGGCAATGGGATTCGGCGACGCAGGCCGGGAAATTCGTCAACCGATGGGCATTGTGGCAATTGGCGGATTGGTTGTTTCAACGTTTTTAACTTTGTTTGTGATTCCTGCGATTTACGACTTAACTTCGCGTGAAAAAAAAGCGCAGTCATAG